Proteins from one Mastacembelus armatus chromosome 16, fMasArm1.2, whole genome shotgun sequence genomic window:
- the irgq2 gene encoding immunity-related GTPase family, q2 isoform X2, with amino-acid sequence MAEVFRGLNILETLKESIESNTFSDVKDAVEDLLISRLNLAVVGDRGDEKACFMNSLRGLCSGDEGAAPSPSPLAPEEVAGYPNPKHPDFRLWDLPPVPTTSSLEPEGYMNRVKFLRYNAVFMAFTQSPQPNSVELFLEARSLQRHTVYFILLASATDTEKSLEEKRKASLEVLTSQGVTQPKIYLVSPSTLEKFDFPVLVGDMYRDLPEVRAHALVLALPTFTSTQVTQKKEVFKAVVWAAASLSGGMSTIPVPMVASMVDSSVAVRVLTKAQLSLCLDDESVERLARQRGIEPTRLKGLRTCVLSVEVSKGEVKKRLAVAEKDLATVSSKLVELVMPRHIRSVSRSFAAMLQALNSAIDEMAADAEKIVVTALGK; translated from the coding sequence ATGGCTGAAGTTTTCAGAGGCCTAAACATTCTTGAAACCCTCAAAGAGTCCATAGAGAGcaatacattttcagatgtcAAGGACGCAGTAGAAGATCTCCTGATTAGCAGGCTCAATCTAGCTGTGGTTGGTGACCGTGGGGATGAAAAAGCCTGTTTTATGAACTCCCTACGTGGCCTTTGCTCTGGGGATGAAGGGGCagctccatctccatctcctcttGCCCCAGAAGAAGTGGCAGGATATCCTAACCCTAAACACCCTGATTTTCGCTTGTGGGACCTGCCGCCTGTTCCAACCACCTCTTCACTTGAACCTGAAGGATACATGAATAGAGTTAAATTCCTCCGTTACAATGCTGTATTCATGGCATTCACACAGTCACCCCAACCCAACAGTGTGGAGCTGTTTTTGGAGGCCCGTTCTCTTCAGCGACACACTGTGTATTTCATTCTCTTAGCTTCAGCAACAGACACGGAAAAGAGTctggaagagaagaggaaagccAGTCTGGAGGTGCTGACATCACAGGGTGTGACACAGCCTAAAATCTACCTGGTCAGCCCGTCCACCCTGGAGAAGTTTGACTTCCCTGTTCTGGTGGGGGATATGTACAGAGATCTACCAGAGGTTCGAGCTCATGCCCTTGTCCTGGCTCTACCAACTTTCACCTCAACCCAGGTCACCCAGAAGAAGGAGGTATTTAAAGCAGTGGTATGGGCAGCTGCCTCACTCTCTGGGGGGATGTCAACTATTCCTGTTCCAATGGTGGCCTCTATGGTGGATTCAAGTGTAGCAGTGCGGGTCCTGACCAAAGCGCAGTTATCTCTGTGCCTGGATGATGAATCAGTTGAGAGACTGGCACGACAACGAGGCATTGAACCGACAAGACTTAAAGGGCTGAGGACATGTGTACTGTCAGTAGAGGTTAGCAAGGGTGAAGTTAAAAAGCGGCTGGCAGTGGCAGAAAAGGACCTGGCCACAGTTTCATCAAAGCTGGTAGAGTTGGTGATGCCCAGACATATCCGCTCTGTGAGCCGCTCTTTTGCTGCCATGTTGCAAGCTTTAAATAGCGCTATTGATGAAATGGCAGCTGATGCTGAGAAGATAGTGGTTACTGCTCTTGGGAAGTGA
- the irgq2 gene encoding immunity-related GTPase family, q2 isoform X1, which produces MALEREGVSGARTEMAEVFRGLNILETLKESIESNTFSDVKDAVEDLLISRLNLAVVGDRGDEKACFMNSLRGLCSGDEGAAPSPSPLAPEEVAGYPNPKHPDFRLWDLPPVPTTSSLEPEGYMNRVKFLRYNAVFMAFTQSPQPNSVELFLEARSLQRHTVYFILLASATDTEKSLEEKRKASLEVLTSQGVTQPKIYLVSPSTLEKFDFPVLVGDMYRDLPEVRAHALVLALPTFTSTQVTQKKEVFKAVVWAAASLSGGMSTIPVPMVASMVDSSVAVRVLTKAQLSLCLDDESVERLARQRGIEPTRLKGLRTCVLSVEVSKGEVKKRLAVAEKDLATVSSKLVELVMPRHIRSVSRSFAAMLQALNSAIDEMAADAEKIVVTALGK; this is translated from the exons ATGGCTCTGGAACGAGAGGGTGTGAGTGGGGCAAGGACAG AAATGGCTGAAGTTTTCAGAGGCCTAAACATTCTTGAAACCCTCAAAGAGTCCATAGAGAGcaatacattttcagatgtcAAGGACGCAGTAGAAGATCTCCTGATTAGCAGGCTCAATCTAGCTGTGGTTGGTGACCGTGGGGATGAAAAAGCCTGTTTTATGAACTCCCTACGTGGCCTTTGCTCTGGGGATGAAGGGGCagctccatctccatctcctcttGCCCCAGAAGAAGTGGCAGGATATCCTAACCCTAAACACCCTGATTTTCGCTTGTGGGACCTGCCGCCTGTTCCAACCACCTCTTCACTTGAACCTGAAGGATACATGAATAGAGTTAAATTCCTCCGTTACAATGCTGTATTCATGGCATTCACACAGTCACCCCAACCCAACAGTGTGGAGCTGTTTTTGGAGGCCCGTTCTCTTCAGCGACACACTGTGTATTTCATTCTCTTAGCTTCAGCAACAGACACGGAAAAGAGTctggaagagaagaggaaagccAGTCTGGAGGTGCTGACATCACAGGGTGTGACACAGCCTAAAATCTACCTGGTCAGCCCGTCCACCCTGGAGAAGTTTGACTTCCCTGTTCTGGTGGGGGATATGTACAGAGATCTACCAGAGGTTCGAGCTCATGCCCTTGTCCTGGCTCTACCAACTTTCACCTCAACCCAGGTCACCCAGAAGAAGGAGGTATTTAAAGCAGTGGTATGGGCAGCTGCCTCACTCTCTGGGGGGATGTCAACTATTCCTGTTCCAATGGTGGCCTCTATGGTGGATTCAAGTGTAGCAGTGCGGGTCCTGACCAAAGCGCAGTTATCTCTGTGCCTGGATGATGAATCAGTTGAGAGACTGGCACGACAACGAGGCATTGAACCGACAAGACTTAAAGGGCTGAGGACATGTGTACTGTCAGTAGAGGTTAGCAAGGGTGAAGTTAAAAAGCGGCTGGCAGTGGCAGAAAAGGACCTGGCCACAGTTTCATCAAAGCTGGTAGAGTTGGTGATGCCCAGACATATCCGCTCTGTGAGCCGCTCTTTTGCTGCCATGTTGCAAGCTTTAAATAGCGCTATTGATGAAATGGCAGCTGATGCTGAGAAGATAGTGGTTACTGCTCTTGGGAAGTGA